One Halorientalis litorea DNA segment encodes these proteins:
- a CDS encoding DNA-directed DNA polymerase II small subunit, translating into MPLETPVRIVGVLAERGYNAEREAVTLLADAPDPEHALERALETVPDDTLVLSTAHVRTVLDAEGAANATETTQPSKSDGPTDTPHPDPSVSTGGEPPEPTEDGGVAPVETEGGTAVVDGPTRTGGRAIDTSKQALDVVDGLTHSTGTGEYRDFVSVFRDRYEKLSGQLRGRVNHRPTDTLSAMTGGSEAAIVGMVSDIRSTASGHWLVELEDTNGTYPCLVMKDRDIADLVGELLHDEVIAVEGTLSDDNTDGDGILFVDDIHFPEIPRTYQPSTADRAVSAALVSDVHVGSQEFMAEAWHRFTDWLHTDEAEGVEYLLLAGDMVEGVGVYPDQDEELDIVDIYDQYRAFSEHLKEVPGDMEIVMIPGNHDAVRLAEPQPPFDEELRDIMSAHDCRISANPSTVDVEGVSVLMYHGVSLDEVIAELPDDKASYDEPHRAMSHLLKKRHVAPQFGGHTRLAPEAADHLVIEEVPDVFHSGHVHKFGYGTYHNVLTINSGCWQAQTEFQKSVNIDPDTAMAPILDLQNLELTIRKFA; encoded by the coding sequence GTGCCACTGGAGACGCCGGTCCGCATCGTCGGGGTCCTCGCCGAACGAGGCTACAACGCCGAACGCGAGGCCGTCACGCTGCTGGCGGACGCACCGGACCCCGAGCACGCGCTCGAACGCGCACTCGAAACGGTCCCGGACGACACGCTCGTCCTCTCCACCGCTCACGTCAGAACCGTTCTCGACGCCGAAGGAGCCGCCAACGCAACCGAAACAACTCAACCGTCGAAGTCGGACGGACCCACTGACACGCCACACCCGGACCCCTCCGTTTCGACTGGAGGCGAACCACCTGAACCGACCGAAGACGGGGGTGTCGCTCCAGTCGAAACGGAGGGGGGAACGGCCGTCGTCGACGGTCCCACTCGGACTGGGGGGCGCGCCATCGACACGTCGAAACAGGCTCTCGACGTGGTGGACGGGTTGACACACTCGACGGGGACCGGCGAGTACCGTGATTTCGTCTCCGTCTTCCGGGACCGCTACGAGAAGTTGTCGGGCCAGTTGCGCGGCCGCGTGAACCACCGCCCGACGGACACGCTGTCGGCGATGACGGGCGGCAGTGAGGCGGCTATCGTCGGGATGGTTTCGGACATCCGCTCGACGGCCAGCGGCCACTGGCTGGTCGAACTGGAGGACACGAACGGGACCTACCCCTGTCTCGTGATGAAGGACCGCGACATCGCCGACCTCGTGGGCGAACTGCTCCACGACGAGGTTATCGCCGTCGAGGGGACGCTCTCGGACGACAACACCGACGGGGACGGCATCCTGTTCGTCGACGACATCCACTTTCCAGAAATCCCACGAACGTACCAGCCCTCGACCGCGGACCGTGCAGTCAGTGCCGCCCTCGTCAGCGACGTCCACGTCGGGAGTCAGGAGTTCATGGCCGAGGCGTGGCACCGTTTTACCGACTGGCTCCACACCGACGAGGCCGAGGGCGTCGAGTACCTACTCCTTGCGGGCGACATGGTAGAAGGCGTCGGCGTCTACCCGGACCAGGACGAGGAACTCGACATCGTCGACATCTACGACCAGTACCGGGCGTTCTCGGAACACCTCAAGGAGGTCCCCGGGGACATGGAAATCGTGATGATACCGGGCAACCACGACGCCGTCCGCCTCGCCGAGCCACAACCGCCCTTCGACGAGGAGTTGCGCGACATCATGTCGGCCCACGACTGCCGCATCAGCGCGAACCCCTCGACGGTGGACGTGGAGGGCGTCTCCGTGCTGATGTACCACGGCGTCTCGCTGGACGAGGTCATCGCGGAACTCCCCGACGACAAGGCCAGTTACGACGAGCCACACCGCGCGATGTCGCACCTCCTGAAGAAACGCCACGTCGCCCCGCAGTTCGGCGGCCACACCCGCCTCGCACCCGAAGCGGCGGACCACCTCGTCATCGAGGAGGTGCCGGACGTGTTCCACAGCGGCCACGTCCACAAGTTCGGCTACGGTACCTACCACAACGTCCTGACCATCAACTCCGGGTGTTGGCAGGCCCAGACCGAGTTCCAGAAGAGCGTCAACATCGACCCGGACACCGCGATGGCTCCGATTCTCGACCTCCAGAACCTCGAACTGACGATTCGGAAGTTCGCCTGA
- a CDS encoding ATP-binding protein gives MGLRRQVGVFVICSIGLLLAGVILFDMYADWALEGKSLWSTVIENALPLGLALALPTVGFRLARSDFETEYVVSVAWWTAVGFLIMGGVASTVIGFQLLQGELKPQVLAVQTTIVGTVGGLLVGYRTANLRRAQTRVSAEKERWQSLFENDFTSIVDINVVGEKLVVEATNDRFDALAGVTAENAVGRPLFEVTEPYAEDAEATLRNHIVEGRLFSTETSYRTTEGTKHFKLRLVPYNDGRAFLIYQDETDIIEAQQELEAAVDQLERSNEQLEQSNEQLEQFASVVSHDLRNPLNVARSTVELLTADADPDAAPVEHYERLDWAHERMETLIDDMLALARQGKSVSEVEAVDLGALAAECWRTVEADDATLNIAVEKTIEADPNRLRQLFENLFRNSIEHGSTDSQRSSSADGSVEDGSGSDRSAGDAAGTGVTIRVLEIPGGFAVADDGPGIPEDERDHVFETGYTTGGGTGFGLSIVADIAEAHGWDVSVTESEDGGARFEITGVETV, from the coding sequence ATGGGACTGAGACGGCAGGTCGGCGTCTTCGTTATCTGCAGTATCGGCCTGCTGCTGGCTGGTGTCATTCTTTTCGATATGTACGCCGACTGGGCACTCGAAGGAAAGTCGCTGTGGTCGACGGTCATCGAGAACGCGCTGCCCCTCGGTTTGGCACTCGCGTTGCCGACCGTCGGGTTCCGGTTAGCACGCAGTGACTTCGAGACGGAGTACGTCGTGTCGGTGGCATGGTGGACCGCCGTCGGATTTCTCATCATGGGCGGTGTCGCCAGCACCGTCATCGGCTTCCAACTGCTCCAAGGCGAGTTGAAGCCACAGGTACTCGCCGTCCAGACGACCATCGTCGGTACGGTCGGCGGCTTGCTGGTAGGATACCGGACCGCGAACCTCCGACGGGCACAGACGCGGGTGAGTGCCGAGAAAGAACGCTGGCAGTCGCTGTTCGAGAACGACTTCACGAGCATCGTCGACATCAACGTCGTCGGGGAGAAACTCGTCGTGGAAGCGACCAACGACAGGTTCGATGCCCTCGCCGGCGTGACCGCAGAGAACGCAGTCGGGCGGCCACTGTTCGAGGTGACTGAACCGTACGCCGAGGACGCCGAAGCGACCCTCCGCAATCACATCGTCGAGGGCCGTCTGTTCAGCACTGAGACCTCCTACCGGACGACCGAGGGGACGAAACATTTCAAACTCAGGCTCGTGCCCTACAACGACGGCCGCGCGTTTCTCATCTATCAGGACGAGACCGATATCATCGAGGCACAGCAGGAACTCGAAGCCGCCGTCGACCAACTCGAACGGTCGAACGAGCAACTCGAACAGTCGAACGAACAACTCGAACAGTTCGCGAGCGTCGTCTCGCACGACCTGCGCAACCCCCTGAACGTCGCCCGGTCGACGGTCGAGTTGCTGACTGCCGACGCCGACCCGGACGCCGCACCCGTCGAACACTACGAGCGACTCGACTGGGCACACGAGCGCATGGAGACGCTCATCGACGACATGCTCGCACTCGCCAGACAGGGCAAGTCGGTCAGCGAGGTGGAGGCGGTCGACCTCGGGGCACTCGCGGCGGAGTGTTGGCGGACCGTCGAGGCCGACGACGCGACGCTCAACATCGCCGTCGAGAAGACCATCGAAGCCGACCCGAATCGGCTCCGGCAGTTGTTCGAGAACCTGTTTCGGAACAGTATCGAGCACGGCTCGACAGACAGTCAGCGTTCGTCGAGTGCTGACGGCAGCGTCGAGGACGGTTCCGGGAGTGACCGGTCCGCGGGCGACGCCGCGGGTACGGGAGTGACGATTCGCGTGCTGGAGATACCCGGCGGGTTCGCCGTCGCAGACGACGGGCCGGGCATCCCCGAGGACGAGCGCGACCACGTGTTCGAGACGGGATACACCACGGGCGGTGGGACCGGGTTCGGCCTCAGCATCGTCGCGGACATCGCCGAGGCCCACGGGTGGGACGTGTCGGTCACCGAGAGCGAGGACGGCGGCGCGCGGTTCGAGATAACCGGCGTCGAGACGGTGTGA
- a CDS encoding aspartate kinase, whose translation MRVVAKFGGTSLGNGDRVNRAADSITAAVEAGHEVGVVASAMGSTTDFLLDEIQYDADEADRAEIVSMGERTSVRMLKGALSARGVNATFLEPGTEEWPVITDEHGEVDVEETRRRGKALADRMASENLVPVITGFLAQDHAGNVTTLGRGGSDTTAVMMGKYMDADEVVIVTDVEGVMTGDPRVVEGARNVGEITVDELRNLSFRGAEVVAPSALTYKDADMDVRVVHYQHGDLMTGGTSIEGEFENLIDLQEDKLCCITIAGRAIRNRPGILAELSSALAEEDINIDAVSSGMDSITFYLKSGVSETAETVLHEGVIDSETLSSVTVDDPYAVIRVTGGELQTEPGIVDSIVSPLADERINVHDVITSATSVAVFVDWEDGEQALGLIQGVFDD comes from the coding sequence ATGCGTGTAGTCGCCAAGTTCGGCGGGACGAGCCTCGGGAACGGTGACCGTGTCAACCGGGCCGCAGACTCCATCACCGCCGCCGTCGAGGCGGGCCACGAAGTCGGTGTCGTCGCCAGCGCGATGGGGTCGACCACCGACTTCCTCCTCGACGAGATACAGTACGACGCCGACGAGGCCGACCGAGCCGAAATCGTCAGCATGGGGGAACGAACGTCGGTCCGGATGCTCAAAGGCGCGCTCTCCGCCCGCGGCGTCAACGCAACCTTCCTCGAACCCGGCACCGAGGAGTGGCCGGTCATCACCGACGAACACGGCGAAGTCGACGTCGAGGAGACGCGCCGGCGGGGGAAGGCCCTCGCCGACCGGATGGCGAGCGAGAACCTCGTCCCGGTCATCACGGGCTTTCTCGCACAGGACCACGCCGGCAACGTCACGACCCTCGGCCGCGGCGGTTCCGACACCACCGCCGTCATGATGGGCAAGTACATGGACGCCGACGAGGTGGTCATCGTGACCGACGTGGAAGGCGTCATGACCGGCGACCCCCGGGTCGTCGAGGGTGCGCGCAATGTCGGCGAAATCACCGTCGACGAACTCCGCAACCTCTCGTTCCGCGGCGCGGAAGTCGTCGCCCCCAGTGCCCTGACCTACAAGGACGCCGACATGGACGTGCGGGTCGTCCACTACCAGCACGGTGACCTGATGACCGGCGGCACGAGCATCGAAGGCGAGTTCGAGAACCTCATCGACCTCCAAGAGGACAAACTCTGCTGTATCACCATCGCCGGCCGCGCCATCCGCAACCGGCCGGGCATCCTCGCGGAACTCTCCTCTGCGCTCGCCGAGGAGGACATCAACATCGACGCAGTCTCCTCGGGGATGGACTCCATCACGTTCTACCTCAAGAGCGGCGTGTCGGAGACGGCAGAGACAGTCCTCCACGAGGGCGTCATCGACTCGGAGACGCTCTCGTCGGTCACCGTCGACGACCCCTACGCCGTCATCCGAGTTACCGGCGGCGAACTCCAGACCGAACCCGGCATCGTCGACAGCATCGTCTCGCCGCTTGCCGACGAGCGCATCAACGTCCACGACGTCATCACCTCGGCCACGTCCGTCGCCGTCTTCGTCGACTGGGAGGACGGCGAGCAGGCCCTCGGCCTGATTCAGGGCGTCTTCGACGACTGA
- a CDS encoding metallophosphoesterase family protein yields the protein MDIGVISDVHSNAVAFEAVLADMPDVDAYVCAGDVVGYGPHPAECLERVRALDAPTVMGNHDRAVATDTAFAFNSMARAGVEYSRAQLSDEQRAWLDGLPNERVLFDGRVKVVHGHPDDPDRYTYPSLFGPSLMEDEDVLVLGHTHIQAHEVYDAGVVMNPGSVGQPRDGDPRAAYAVLDLDSLTVDEHRVRYDIDRVEHAVAQTDLPEQIGSRLRDGR from the coding sequence ATGGACATCGGGGTTATCTCGGACGTCCACAGCAACGCGGTGGCGTTCGAGGCCGTTCTCGCGGACATGCCCGACGTGGACGCCTACGTGTGTGCCGGCGACGTGGTGGGGTACGGGCCGCATCCGGCCGAGTGTCTCGAACGGGTCCGGGCTCTCGACGCGCCGACGGTCATGGGCAACCACGACCGGGCGGTCGCCACCGATACCGCCTTCGCGTTCAACAGCATGGCCCGCGCGGGTGTCGAGTACAGTCGCGCCCAGTTGTCGGACGAACAGCGGGCGTGGTTGGATGGCCTCCCGAACGAACGCGTGCTGTTCGACGGCCGCGTGAAAGTCGTCCACGGTCACCCCGACGACCCGGACCGGTACACCTACCCGAGCCTGTTCGGCCCGTCTCTCATGGAAGACGAGGACGTACTCGTACTGGGCCACACGCACATCCAAGCACACGAAGTCTACGACGCGGGCGTCGTGATGAACCCCGGGAGCGTCGGCCAGCCGCGGGACGGCGACCCGCGGGCGGCCTACGCGGTGCTGGACCTCGATTCGCTGACCGTCGACGAACACCGCGTCCGCTACGACATCGACCGCGTCGAACACGCCGTCGCACAGACGGACCTCCCGGAACAAATCGGGTCACGGCTCAGAGACGGGCGGTAA
- a CDS encoding CaiB/BaiF CoA transferase family protein produces MSDGPLAGVDVVELSSNIAGPFAGKLLGDMGAHVVKVERPGVGDSVRARPQPYDRHGTDGLTYRFLNYNTSKEGLAMNLKTDEGKDALEGLIESADVVLENMRPGSMDRLGMGWETMRELNPGLVYCSITGYGDGPYADRPAVDTMIQGISGFASQIGDDDFGTMDVLVADMSTGLYAALGTVMALFSRATGGSGQRVDVTMLDTMVSFLGHHLAEYTGDQRHDDYEADYGAAFAPNDFFETADDHIALYLTQDYWARFCATIDREAWADPNHRYGTNESRLAHREELHADLEAVFGTATTEEWLDTFDAADGPIPAAPVNDIAEMVADPQVQAQDAVQVRDHPVLGTHWLPNVVPKFSETPGDIGHAPELGGDTETILREMGYGDADIENMRAAGAFD; encoded by the coding sequence ATGAGTGACGGACCACTCGCCGGCGTCGACGTGGTGGAACTCTCCTCGAACATCGCAGGCCCGTTCGCCGGGAAACTCCTCGGTGACATGGGTGCACACGTCGTGAAAGTCGAGCGGCCGGGCGTCGGCGACTCGGTGCGTGCCCGCCCGCAACCGTACGACAGACACGGAACCGACGGCCTGACCTACCGCTTCCTGAACTACAACACGAGCAAGGAGGGCCTCGCGATGAACCTCAAGACCGACGAGGGGAAAGATGCCCTCGAAGGCCTCATCGAGTCCGCCGACGTGGTGTTGGAGAACATGCGGCCGGGGTCGATGGACCGGCTCGGGATGGGGTGGGAGACGATGCGGGAGCTGAACCCGGGCCTCGTCTACTGTTCGATTACGGGCTACGGCGACGGTCCGTACGCGGACCGGCCGGCCGTCGACACGATGATTCAGGGCATCTCCGGCTTTGCCTCCCAAATCGGCGACGACGACTTCGGGACGATGGACGTCCTCGTGGCGGACATGAGCACCGGCCTCTACGCCGCGCTCGGAACCGTCATGGCACTGTTCTCCCGCGCCACGGGCGGGTCCGGCCAGCGCGTGGACGTGACGATGCTCGACACGATGGTGTCGTTCCTCGGGCACCACCTCGCCGAGTACACGGGCGACCAGCGACACGACGACTACGAGGCGGACTACGGCGCGGCCTTCGCCCCCAACGACTTCTTCGAGACGGCCGACGACCACATCGCGCTGTACCTCACGCAGGACTACTGGGCGCGGTTCTGTGCGACCATCGACCGCGAGGCGTGGGCCGACCCGAACCACCGATACGGCACGAACGAGAGCCGCCTCGCTCACCGCGAGGAACTGCACGCGGACCTCGAAGCCGTCTTCGGGACTGCCACCACCGAGGAGTGGCTGGATACCTTCGACGCCGCGGACGGGCCGATTCCCGCCGCGCCCGTCAACGACATCGCGGAGATGGTCGCGGACCCACAGGTACAGGCGCAAGACGCCGTACAGGTCCGCGACCACCCCGTCCTCGGCACGCACTGGCTTCCCAACGTGGTCCCGAAGTTCTCCGAGACGCCCGGGGACATCGGCCACGCGCCCGAACTGGGCGGTGACACGGAGACGATACTCAGAGAGATGGGCTACGGCGACGCCGACATCGAGAACATGCGGGCCGCCGGCGCGTTCGACTGA
- a CDS encoding VOC family protein gives MLEIDHIAAAVEELAPAIAGMEAAGAEHVWTMESEEWQYETAYMLGGDDMFTLITPTSDDSFMADYLADNGPGLHHIGVNVDDLESTVETVIAEGGEVIMEADIPETRKEATLHPGSWFGLQVQFIEWHDSVGPAARDHIEAMREAKGE, from the coding sequence ATGCTCGAAATCGACCACATCGCCGCGGCAGTCGAGGAGTTGGCCCCAGCAATCGCCGGAATGGAGGCAGCCGGTGCGGAACACGTCTGGACCATGGAGAGCGAGGAGTGGCAGTACGAGACGGCGTACATGCTCGGCGGTGACGACATGTTCACGCTCATCACGCCGACGAGCGACGACTCCTTCATGGCCGACTACCTCGCCGACAACGGCCCCGGCCTCCACCACATCGGCGTCAACGTCGACGACCTCGAATCGACCGTCGAGACGGTCATCGCGGAGGGCGGCGAGGTCATCATGGAGGCCGACATCCCCGAGACACGGAAAGAGGCGACCCTCCATCCGGGGTCGTGGTTCGGCCTGCAGGTCCAGTTCATCGAGTGGCACGACAGCGTCGGCCCGGCGGCGCGCGACCACATCGAGGCGATGCGCGAAGCGAAAGGCGAGTAG
- a CDS encoding glutathione S-transferase N-terminal domain-containing protein produces the protein MLELYQSETCPYCGKVREKLSDLGVSYVIHNPRLGGKSGGDVTNEQTYHEMMELGGEDQIPYLVDNSRGEALYESDDIVAYLEEHYE, from the coding sequence ATGCTCGAACTGTATCAGTCCGAAACCTGTCCGTACTGTGGGAAAGTCCGCGAGAAACTGTCGGACCTCGGCGTCTCCTACGTCATCCACAACCCGCGCCTCGGCGGCAAGAGCGGCGGCGACGTGACCAACGAACAGACCTACCACGAGATGATGGAACTGGGCGGCGAGGACCAGATTCCGTACCTCGTGGACAACTCGCGCGGGGAAGCACTGTACGAGAGCGACGACATCGTCGCCTACCTCGAAGAACACTACGAGTAG
- a CDS encoding IMP cyclohydrolase — protein sequence MYVGRFVVVAPDRAAYRVSSRSFPKREVLARSNGTLTVVPTDDAEETDNPYISYNCVRTTDGAAVVGNGTHVDPITEKLGLGYPPRDALAESLLALDYEKDDYDTPRVAGVVGDGESYIGTVRRDALLVEAVEEPTLVATYEKDSPEAFGLDATQANEIATEVLGLEFEHPVCAAGVTRTDDGFETGIDNGA from the coding sequence ATGTACGTCGGTAGATTCGTCGTCGTGGCACCGGACCGAGCAGCGTACCGTGTCTCCTCTCGGTCGTTCCCGAAGCGCGAGGTACTGGCGCGGTCGAACGGCACCCTCACCGTCGTCCCCACCGACGATGCCGAGGAGACGGACAACCCCTACATCTCGTACAACTGCGTCCGCACCACCGACGGGGCGGCCGTCGTCGGCAACGGCACCCACGTCGACCCCATCACGGAGAAACTCGGTCTCGGCTACCCGCCCCGAGACGCGCTGGCCGAGTCACTCCTCGCGCTCGACTACGAGAAAGACGACTACGATACGCCCCGCGTCGCGGGCGTCGTGGGCGACGGTGAGAGTTACATCGGGACCGTCCGCCGTGACGCGTTGCTGGTCGAGGCAGTCGAGGAACCGACGCTGGTCGCCACCTACGAGAAGGACAGTCCCGAGGCGTTCGGCCTCGACGCGACGCAGGCGAACGAGATAGCGACGGAAGTGCTGGGGCTGGAGTTCGAGCACCCGGTCTGTGCCGCCGGCGTGACCCGGACGGACGACGGGTTCGAGACGGGCATCGACAACGGCGCGTAA
- a CDS encoding BolA/IbaG family iron-sulfur metabolism protein, with translation MDEAEVSRLIEAGVSDADATVTTPRDPDDDQHYRAVVVSPAFEGETLVDRHQLVHDALGEHLTRDIHAIELETYTPAEREE, from the coding sequence ATGGACGAAGCTGAAGTCAGCCGACTCATCGAGGCGGGCGTGTCGGACGCGGACGCGACGGTTACGACACCGCGTGACCCGGACGACGACCAGCACTACCGCGCCGTCGTCGTCTCACCGGCGTTCGAGGGCGAGACACTCGTCGACCGCCACCAACTGGTCCACGACGCACTGGGCGAGCACCTGACGCGCGACATCCACGCCATCGAACTGGAGACGTACACGCCCGCCGAACGCGAGGAGTGA
- a CDS encoding glutaredoxin family protein, whose translation MAFDPEPELSPEEVRERVDDAIAEHDVVLFMKGTELMPQCGYSRKALGLLQQHRDDVATVNVLDALDAHREALQRHSDRETIPQTFVDGEFVGGSDILEQLHERDELAATLDA comes from the coding sequence ATGGCCTTCGACCCCGAACCCGAACTTTCGCCGGAGGAAGTCCGCGAACGCGTCGACGACGCTATCGCCGAGCACGACGTCGTCCTGTTCATGAAAGGGACCGAACTGATGCCCCAGTGTGGCTACTCACGGAAGGCACTCGGTCTCCTGCAGCAACACCGCGACGATGTGGCGACGGTGAACGTCCTCGACGCGCTGGACGCCCACCGCGAGGCACTACAACGACACAGCGACCGCGAGACGATTCCCCAGACGTTCGTCGACGGCGAGTTCGTCGGCGGGAGCGACATCCTCGAACAACTCCACGAACGCGACGAACTCGCGGCGACGCTCGACGCCTAA
- a CDS encoding DUF1684 domain-containing protein: MTDDWADRLRENRAEKDSFLAEHRQSPIPPDERDDFDGLDYFDPDPDYRVEATVRVHDDPEPREMETTDGRTVRYLRVLTFDFELDGETYELHGYRQETDESAAIFVPFRDKTTGQATYEAGRYMELEPEGDLEDGDRVTVDFNLAYSPFCAFSETFSCPLPPEENWLETTVEAGERAP; this comes from the coding sequence ATGACCGACGACTGGGCCGACCGCCTCCGAGAGAATCGTGCGGAGAAAGACAGTTTCCTCGCCGAACACCGCCAATCCCCGATTCCACCGGACGAACGCGACGACTTCGACGGCCTCGACTACTTCGACCCCGACCCGGACTACCGCGTCGAGGCGACCGTTCGCGTCCACGACGACCCCGAACCGCGGGAGATGGAGACGACCGACGGCCGGACGGTCCGGTACCTCCGCGTGCTCACGTTCGACTTCGAACTCGACGGCGAGACGTACGAACTCCACGGCTACCGGCAGGAGACGGACGAATCGGCGGCTATCTTCGTTCCCTTCCGGGACAAGACCACCGGCCAAGCGACCTACGAGGCGGGCCGGTACATGGAACTGGAACCGGAGGGAGACCTCGAAGACGGCGACCGCGTGACGGTCGACTTCAACCTCGCGTACTCGCCGTTCTGTGCGTTCAGCGAGACGTTCTCCTGCCCGCTCCCGCCAGAGGAGAACTGGCTCGAAACGACCGTCGAGGCGGGCGAGCGGGCACCCTGA
- a CDS encoding ABC transporter permease produces the protein MSVLGVARRDLKSGRRSRALWAFGTLLALLVGVVAFGYQGYRVSPLRTVQQLFDTLVLLLAVLLPIVALVASYMAIAGERESGGIKFLLGLPNTRRDVFLGKLLSRLVVVWTGIAFLFVAATSLAVARNGVLPVGMVAGLFALSLLYAGVFVAVAVALSAAVASKSRAIATAVGAYFALVVLYVVPGIRITTVVQWVHTTVLGMEPNLRLYNAVTFTSPLVAFRKAANLVRPEAFQREVFRRAPDAGEVPAYLGDEMGVVVLAVWVVLPLAVGYVRFQRSDLE, from the coding sequence ATGAGCGTCCTCGGTGTTGCGCGCCGTGACCTCAAGAGTGGCCGCCGGTCACGCGCGCTGTGGGCCTTCGGCACCCTGCTGGCCCTGCTCGTCGGCGTCGTCGCCTTCGGCTATCAGGGCTACCGGGTCTCGCCATTGCGGACCGTCCAGCAGTTGTTCGACACGCTGGTACTCCTGCTCGCGGTTCTGTTGCCAATCGTCGCGCTGGTGGCGAGTTACATGGCCATCGCCGGGGAGCGCGAGAGCGGCGGCATCAAGTTCCTGCTCGGTCTCCCGAACACGCGCCGGGACGTGTTCCTCGGGAAGCTCCTGAGCCGTCTGGTCGTCGTCTGGACGGGCATCGCGTTCCTGTTCGTGGCGGCGACGAGCCTCGCAGTCGCGCGCAACGGCGTCCTCCCGGTCGGGATGGTCGCGGGACTGTTCGCCCTCTCGCTTTTGTACGCCGGTGTGTTCGTGGCCGTCGCCGTCGCGCTGTCGGCGGCCGTCGCCTCGAAGAGCCGCGCTATCGCCACCGCCGTGGGGGCCTACTTCGCGCTGGTCGTCCTCTACGTGGTTCCCGGGATTCGTATCACCACCGTCGTCCAGTGGGTCCACACCACGGTGTTGGGGATGGAGCCGAACCTAAGGCTCTACAACGCCGTCACGTTCACAAGCCCGCTCGTCGCCTTCCGGAAGGCGGCCAACCTCGTCCGCCCCGAGGCGTTCCAACGGGAGGTGTTCCGCCGCGCCCCCGACGCCGGCGAGGTGCCCGCGTACCTCGGCGACGAGATGGGCGTCGTCGTCCTCGCCGTCTGGGTCGTGCTACCGCTTGCCGTCGGCTACGTGCGGTTCCAACGGAGTGACCTCGAATGA
- a CDS encoding ABC transporter ATP-binding protein, whose amino-acid sequence MPSIETTGLTKRFGDDVVAVDDLDLTVEEGEVFGFLGPNGAGKSTTINLLLDFIRPTSGTARVLGLDAQDDPAAIRRRVGVLPEGYGFADPLVGREYVEWAVETKDADDAPSDLLELVGLGDAGERMAADYSKGMQGRLAFAMALAGDPDLLILDEPSTGLDPNGIQNMREVVRERAENGTTVFFSSHILSEVEAVCDRVGVMKEGELVALDSIEDLRENATGGATIHVECASPPGDLGVAGLPGVTGVTVEGRTLTVECAAPSAKVDVVTHVAERADVRDILSDTVSLETLFNELTEGGRDATTADPAEAVR is encoded by the coding sequence ATGCCCTCCATCGAGACGACCGGTTTGACCAAACGCTTCGGCGACGACGTCGTCGCCGTCGACGACCTCGATTTGACCGTCGAGGAAGGAGAGGTGTTCGGCTTTCTCGGCCCCAACGGGGCGGGGAAGTCGACGACCATCAACCTCCTCCTCGATTTCATCCGGCCGACCAGTGGGACCGCCCGCGTCCTCGGACTGGACGCACAGGACGACCCCGCCGCGATTCGGCGACGGGTCGGTGTCCTCCCCGAGGGGTACGGGTTCGCCGACCCCCTCGTCGGCCGCGAGTACGTCGAGTGGGCAGTCGAGACGAAAGACGCCGACGACGCCCCCAGCGACCTGCTGGAGCTGGTCGGCCTCGGCGACGCGGGCGAGCGCATGGCCGCCGACTACTCGAAGGGGATGCAAGGGCGGCTCGCCTTCGCCATGGCACTCGCCGGCGACCCGGACCTGCTGATTCTCGACGAACCCTCGACCGGACTGGACCCCAACGGCATCCAGAACATGCGCGAGGTGGTCCGGGAGCGCGCCGAGAACGGGACGACCGTCTTCTTCTCCAGTCACATCCTCTCGGAAGTCGAGGCGGTGTGTGACCGCGTCGGCGTGATGAAGGAGGGCGAACTGGTCGCCCTCGACAGCATCGAGGACCTCCGCGAGAACGCCACCGGCGGGGCGACCATCCACGTCGAGTGTGCGTCGCCGCCGGGAGACCTCGGCGTCGCGGGACTCCCCGGCGTGACCGGGGTGACCGTCGAGGGCCGGACGCTCACCGTGGAGTGTGCCGCACCGAGCGCGAAGGTGGACGTAGTGACCCACGTCGCCGAGCGCGCCGACGTACGGGACATCCTCTCGGACACCGTGTCGCTGGAGACGCTGTTCAACGAACTCACCGAGGGCGGCCGCGACGCGACGACGGCCGACCCAGCGGAGGCCGTCCGATGA